The segment CACAGCGGCGTTTCTGATCTTCTTGCTGTCAATGGCATCCAGGATAGCCTGAAGATTCGTGCCTCCTCCCGACACCATGACTCCGACTCTTAACATAAGTCTACTCCCTTTTCTCCTGCCTCCACAGAGCCGATGACATAAGGAGTCTCACCTGCTGCCCTCATGGCCTCCATGGTCTTCTCTGCATCTGCCGGATCCACAGCCACGATCATGCCGATTCCCATATTAAAGGTATTGTACATGATGTGCTCCTCTACCTGTCCTTTCTTCGCCATCAGACCAAAGATCGGCGGAACCTCATAGCTGTCCTTCTTAATCACAGCCCTGGTTCCCTCTTTTAACATTCTAGGCACGTTCTCGTAGAAGCCGCCTCCGGTAATGTGGCTGCAGGCCTTAACGGCAACTCCTGCCTCCTTCACTGCCCGCAGAGCCTTCACATAGATCTTGGTAGGGGCAATCAGCGCCTCTCCCAGGGTCTTTCCAAGCTCATCATAATATGTATTTAAGCCCTCTTTTGTGAGCTCATTCTCGAAAATTTTTCTCACCAGGGAAAATCCGTTGCTGTGAACGCCGGAGGATGCCATACCGATCAGCACATCCCCTGCCTTTAAATGCTCTCCGGTGATCATATCCTTTCTGTCAGCCACGCCCACGGCAAAGCCTGCCAGATCATACTCGTCCTCCGGATAGAAGCCCGGCATTTCCGCTGTCTCTCCGCCGATGAGGGCAGCGCCTGACTGGATGCAGCCCTCTGCCACGCCGCTCACGATTGTGGCAATTCTCTCGGGAATGTTTTTCCCGCAGGCAACATAGTCCAGGAAAAACAGAGGCTCTCCGCCTGCGCAGGCCACATCGTTCACGCACATGGCCACACAGTCAATGCCCACGGTGTCATGCTTATCCAGAAGGAAAGCCAGCTTGAGCTTCGTTCCCACTCCGTCTGTACCGGATAAGAGAACCGGATCCTCCATACCCTTAAAAGCCGCTGCGCTGAAGGCCCCGGAAAATCCTCCGATTCCTCCCATAACCTCAGGTCTCATTGTCCCCTGAACAAATTTTTTCATAAGCTCTACAGACTTATATCCAGCTTCAATATCCACTCCGGCGTTCTTGTAATCCATGATTTATCTCCTATCTGTGCCCTGTGCGCACGTCCTATTGTATTCACATCTGCCGCTCTTTCGTATCATAACAGGCTTTAAACTGCAAAGCCCCGCGGGACTATTTCATCTGAGCCACGTACTCCCTGTAGCCGATTTTGTCTAACTTTTCTGCCTTGGAAACGACCTCGTTCTTCATTTCCTCAGAGTATTTTTTTAATTTTTCGAGAAGCTCCGGATCAGAAGCTGCCAGGATCTTCGCTGCCAGAATACCGGCATTCTTTCCGCCGTTGATGGCAACCGTCGCCACCGGGATTCCGGACGGCATCTGAACGATGGAGTACAGAGAATCCACACCGCCTAAATCGGAGGTCTTCATCGGAACTCCGATCACCGGGAGGGGGAACAGGGCGGCACACATACCCGGCAGATGAGCTGCCTTTCCGGCCCCTGCAATGATCACCTTGAATCCTCTGGACTCTGCTGATTTGGCATACTCAAAGAATACGTCCGGTTCCCTGTGGGCAGAAATAACGGTCATCTCAAAGTCAATTCCCATTTTCTCCAGGAAATCAGCTGCCTGTGCCATAATCGGCATATCTGAGTCGCTTCCCATTACAATTCCTACTTTTGCCATAGTGAATTCTCCTTTGTCTTTTATATTTTTACATTAGTTTTGCTAATAATTATCATTCTTTATCTTAGCTTTGCTAATTAATAATACCTGTTTTATCTTCTGCCGTCAAGATCAGCGCTTATGAATTATACTTATAAGCAGATATGATCCCTGCTGTTTAACCAGAAGCCTGTCCCCTGCCGGCAGGTTCGTCATTCCGGCAGGCTCGAAGGCTCCATGCTCCTAGAATTCCTGCTCCTCCAGCTCCCGAAGCGCCAGGTTCAGCTCTTCTGTCCCCGGAAGCACAAACCGCCCTTCCTTAATAATATAGACGCTGCTTCCGTCCTTCTGCACAGCCTCCACCGTGTCAAGCTCTGAGTAGGGAATCGTAATATCCGTGTGGCACCCGAAATAGGCCCTGGACGGATCCTCCCTTCTCAGGATGGAAATCTCGTTATCCCGGGCCACAACCTCTTTCCCATCCGGGTTGTAGACCGGGCTGTCCTCTGACCAGCTGTAGCAGGTATCTCCCACTGCAAAGTGGGGGCCTGTTTTTTCCGCAATCAGAATGGGAAACTTATCGAGAATCCCGTATTTGATTCCCACCGCATAGGCAGTTGTATTCGTTCCCACTGCAAACTCTCCCATAGGCAGGCTGCCGTGATTCTTTAAGATGACCTGCTTAACCAGCTTTCTGCACTCCTCCTCGTCGGCAAAGTTTTCACAGGTGTAGTCCGTTGTCCTGCCGTTCTCAAAATGAATGCAGAGGTTTCTGAACTGAAAATCTCCGATATAGACATTTCCCACAAACAGCGTTCCCTCCGTGCCCTGAAGCACCGGTGAGGTAAACACCTCTCCAACCGGGATATTCACATCTGCCACGCAGTTCTCAAACCTTGTCTCCCGCTCCGGATGCCCGAGGGGCCTGAGGCTGATTCTGAGATCCGTCCGGTTCTCTCCCCTGCCCGTTACCTTCACATATTCCGCTGTATCGAAAGCATCGATGATCGCCTGCTGGACTCTCTTATAGAGCTCGTAATCCAGCGTATTGATGCGGATGGTTTCCTCAAAAATTTCCGGGAATTTCGCCCCGATTTCCGGGACAGGAAAGGCGATGATCGTAAAGCTGGTTTCATCTCCCGGAATATATCCGTCCACGATCTGCATGGACTCGTTGACATAGGCGTGTGTCAGCTTCTCCTGCTTTTCAGTCAGGGAAAATGCCTCCCTCTTGTTTTCCGGCAGGAAGGCCTCCTCTCCGAAGGTCTCCAGAACGGCAGGGCCTCCATAGACAGCTGCCAGAGCCTTGTACTCCTCATAGGCTACCCTGAGCACAGAGAGTTTTCTCTCCTTAAAGGCCTTGTCCATATAGAGGGCATTGTCATAGCGGTGATCATACTCATACTGGCGGTTCGGAGAAAATCCATAGTACCCATTGGTTCTGGAGGGAGTCCTGTTCATGGTTCCCACTGCTGCCCTGCAGAAAATCGGCGAAAGCCCCATCTTTTCAAAATTTTCCACTGCGTACCGCATCATCCGCTCATATCCCAGAGGGCAGCGGATCTGGACAGTCTCCTTCTTTGCAAGATCGCGCCCCATCACCTCGAAGCCTTTCCTGTAGCCCTCTGTGAAGGTATCTGCCATCTTTTTTACAGTTTCCTCCGGCAGGCTGTTTAAGAAGGCAGAAAGAGAGCGCTCCGTATCAGAAATGTACTCTCCGAACTGGTAGAGATACCTTTCATCCGACAGATCCGCATTTCGGATAATGTCTGCCGCAAAGTCCAGGGACGGATCTAAAGACTCCCGAATCCGGTAAGTCAGAGTGACGTCGCAGTAGTCGCTGACAAACCAGTAGAGCACAGACTTTAACTCCTTTTCCTCCGGTTTTTCCCCCTCGAACAGATTGTAGACTTCAATGAACACCTCTTCCAGAATCGTCATATCGGAGAGCCGGCTCTCATAGGCATAGACAATCATTCCCCTGATTTCTGTATAGAGGAAGGAGAGGTATCTCCCGTAGCTTTCCGTCAGCTCCCTGCAGGCGAAAGCCGGGTTGGCAAAGCTCTCCCCATAATTGGCGGGCAAAATATCCTCATAGAGCTTCCCATTCAGATCTTTCAGCTCAGACAGGGACTTTTCTGCCAGCTCCCCGCGGACCTGCATCCGAAAAACCTCCTCGCACAGCAGGATAAACTCCGCCGTTTTCCTGAAATACGGCAGAAAGCGCTCCCCCACGGTTGTCTCGGAGAGTATGGCGCGGATTCGCCCGAGAGCCAGCTCATGCCGTTCCCCTACAGCCTCGTTTTCCTCTTTCCATTTATCTGCATAACGGATCCCCATTTCGTATTTCATCCCCATCATCCTTTCAATCCAATTAATATAAGTACTATCCATAAAATAACGAGAAGCCCGCTTACAGGCGCCCCGATTTTAGCCAGAATATAATTTTTTTCATCCTCCTGAAAAGAGGCTGCGCCGTATATGATTCCAAACACGGCAAACAGAAAGCTGGAAAAGCACACCGCCGCCCCTCCTACGGGAAGATTTCCCTGGCTTTTCACTCCCAGGCCGATGCCTGCGCCTCCAAGAAACAGGGCCACAGCGGCAAGTCCCAGGCAGATGAAGCTGTTTTTTGCAAGCGGCTTCCTGATATATGAAATTTTTTTAGGTTTCTGAGTCATAGAAAACCCTCCTCATCGCTTTGCAGATTATCACCAGTATGTATCCGGCAATTCCTCCCACAGTATTTAAAAACATGTCGTCCACATCGAAGCTCCCCACCTTGAATACAAGCTGAATAGTTTCTATGGTAAACGTCATCAGAAAGCTCAGAAGAAAAGTATTGTACCAGCGCTTTCCAAGCTCTGTGATAATCGGGAGAATAAAGCCAAAGGGCATGAAGCACACCACATTTCCCACCGTGTTGATGAGAAAGGCTTTCATTCCCAGCAGCTCCCGGTAGGTGTAAAACCGCTTAATCTCCTTGAACAGAGTGATATTGTAATGGTATTCCGTATATTCCGACCGGCTGAATCCGTCGGAAAAAAACATAAAATAAGTGAGCATAAGCAGGTAACCGATAAACAGCACCCAGCACACCTTCTGATGCGTCTTCGTTCTTTTCCACATAAATATTTTAACAGTTCCCCTCTATCTGAAACGCGGCTTCCCGTGAATGCCGCGAATATTTTCTTCTTTCACTCTTTGCCTCCATCCCAAAAAGAGTGTTGCAACTGAAATCACGTAAAAATGCAACACTCTTTCCTCTGCTTTTCCCGGCTGCAGCTTATTTTGCTGCAGCCGTTTCTGTCAAAGCCCTTTATCAAAATGTAATTTCTGATTTACGTCTCAAAAGAGCCGCCCCGCTTACAATAGCCATAATCCCGGCTGCAAGCCCCGTAACAATCATAACGCTTCCGATCACGATACTGCATGCGCCTGCATTGCGCATTGTCCTGTAAACCTTCTCCATCGGACTCATCTCCTTAGCTTTTCTGTTGTTTCTCAGATTACCTTGCCCCATACTGCTCATAGTATGCATCAATGGCAGCCTTGATCTGATCGTCGATCACAATTTTTCCCTGGCACTCTCTGTTGTATAAGTGCTCAACCACATCCTTCATGGAAACGATGGCCGCTGTCGGGAAGCCATAGAGATCCTTTACCTCCTCGAGGGCGCTCTTCTCTCCCTTTCCTCTCTCCATACGGTTCAGGGAAACGATCAGACCTTTCACCTCCACATCGGCCTGAGCCTTGATAATCGGGAAGGTTTCCTCAATGGACTTTCCGGAGGTTGTCACATCCTCGATAATCACTACCCTGTCTTTGTCCTTTAACTTGCTTCCCAGAAGGATTCCCGTATCGCCGTGATCCTTCACCTCTTTTCGGTTGGAACAGTAGCGGATCTCCTTTCCGTAAAGCTCGCTGATCGCCATAGTTGTAGCCACAGACAGGGGGATTCCCTTGTAGGCCGGCCCGAACAGCACATCGAAATCAAGGCCGTAGTTGTCATGGATGGCTCTCGCATAATACTCGCCCAGCTTGCGAAGCTGCGCTCCCGTCACATATGCGCCTGCGTTCATGAAAAACGGAGATTTTCTTCCGCTCTTTAATGTAAACTCTCCAAACTTGAGTACCTGGCTCTCCACCATAAATTCAATAAATTCCTGCTTATACTGTTCCATTTTCTGCTCCTTTTATGCCTGATTTTTCCAGCACGACCTGCGCTGGGTTCTATTTTACAATTCCGATCAGGCTGTTAATATCCTCCACCTGATACTGTCTCATATACGCTTCTATTCCTTTTACAATCTCCTCTGTCACATAGGGGTTGTGGAAGTTTGCAGTTCCCACTGCAACGGCTGTAGCTCCGGCCATCATAAATTCAATGGCGTCATCCGCACACATAATTCCTCCCATTCCGATAACCGGAAGGCTGACTGCGTTGGCTACCTGGTACACCATGCGGACAGCCACAGGCTTGATGGCAGGACCGGAGAGTCCTCCTGTCTTGTTGGCCACGGCGAAGGTTCTCCGGTGGATGTCAATTTTCATTCCGGTGATAGTGTTGATCAGAGAGAGCACATCTGCTCCTCCTGCCTCGGCAGCCTTTGCCATAACTGTGATATCCGTCACATTGGGGCTTAATTTCATAATCACCGGCTGCTTGGCATGCCTCTTCACCTCTCTGGTAATGGCTTCCACGGCCTTCGGATCCTGACCGAAGGCGATTCCTCCCTCCTTAACATTGGGGCAGGAAATATTGATTTCCAGCATGTCTACCGGCTGGTCGGAGAGCTTCTCCACCACGTCGATATAGTCCTCCGTGGTCTTGCCGCAGACATTGACGATGATCTTCGTGTCAAACTGCTTCAGGTAGGGAATATCCCTCTCCGCAAATACCTGAAAGCCCGGATTCTGCAGGCCCACTGCATTGATCATGCCGCCGTAGGTTTCCGCAATTCTGGGAGTAGGGTTTCCCGGCCACGGAATGCTGGCAACTCCCTTGGTCACTACAGCTCCCAGTCTGTTTAAGTCTACCATTTCGCCGTACTCAGCTCCGGAGCCGAAGGTTCCGGAGGCTGTCATAACCGGATTTTTGAGCTCCACTCCGGCCAGATTCACCTTCATGTTCATTACAGCTCCACCTCCTCGGCTAAGAATACAGGCCCGTCCTTGCAGATCCGCTTGTTGTTTACATTGGTGTGGTGATCCACATCCTTTGACTTGCAGACGCAGGCCAGGCAGGCTCCGATTCCGCAGGCCATCTTTTCCTCTAATGAGATGTAGCAGCGGATCTGATGTTCTCTGGCGTACTCCTTCAGTGCGCGGAGCATGGGAGTCGGGCCGCAGGCGTACATCACGTCGGCAGTCAGCCCATGTTCACGGATGGCGTCAAGAACATTTCCCTTCGTCCCTGCACTTCCGTCCTCTGTGGCCACATACACCTGGCCCCAGGCCTCGAACTCTTCCTTTAAAAACAGATTTTCATCACGATAGCCCAGAATCATCTGCTTTTCGCAGTCAAGCGTTTTGGCAAGCTCCAGCATGGGAGGGATTCCGATTCCTCCTCCGATCAGGAATACCTTCTTCCCCTCTGTGGGGAATCCGTTTCCCAGCGGTCCCATGATTTCAATAGAATCTCCCGGCTCATAGTGGGAAAACTCCTCGGTTCCCGCTCCTGCAATCCTGTACACGATGCGCAGGCGCCCCTCTTCCCTATCAATCTCGCAGATGCTGATTGGCCGCGGAAGAAGCCTGGATCCATCCTTTGTATAGACAGAAATAAACTGTCCCGGCTTTGCCTGTTCTGACGCCTTCGTGGAAATCCACATGCTGTAGATCCCAGGGGCCAGCATTTCCTGGCTGTACACAACAGCCGTTTCCTTTATCTGTGCCATTTTTCTCTCCCTGTTGTACTCCGCGTGCTTTTTTCTTTTTATCTCTTTGATTCACGCGGTATTTTATTTCCATTTCTGAAAATCTTTCCTGTATTCCCTGCCCCGATTCTTTCCGGCTGCAGCGCAGGCCTGCAGGCCTGACCGCCGGGAACCTGCACACAGTTCATACAGTTTTTCCGTTTTACAGTACGCGGCCAATATCGGCAATCATATCGATAACTGCCTGCCTGGAAGCCTCGCCGAAATGCTCCGGACCGAACTTTGCGTAGGTATCCTTCTTATAGGCAGCAATAATTCCTCTGGAAGAGTTTACGATTGCTCCGAGTCCGTCCTGGTTAAAGCAGTATTTCAGATCCTCGGCAGTTCCGCCCTGGGCTCCATAGCCAGGTACCAGGAAGTATGTCTTCGGCATGAGCTTTCTCAAAATTTTGCTCATCTCCGGATACGTAGCGCCCACTACAGCGCCCACATTGCTGTACTCTCCGTCCATGGAGGCGCTGCCCCACTCTACAACCTTTTCAGCTACCAGCTCGTACAGAGGACGGCCGTCAATCAGCCTGTCCTGGAACTCGCCGCTGGACGGGTTGGATGTTTTCACCAGCACGAAAATTCCCCTGTCACACTCATTGCACACATCCACAAAGGGTTTCACGCCGTCTGTTCCCAGGTACGGGTTTACTGTGATGTACTCTGTGTCAAAGCCGCTGTAAGTTTTGCTTCCCACCTGGACTTTTCCGATATGGCCCGCTGCATAGGCTGCAGAGGTAGAACCAATATCTCCTCTCTTCACATCTCCAATGACAATCAGTCCCTTTTCCTGGCAGTACTTTACGGTCTTGTCGTACGCTGCAAGCCCTGGAAGGCCGAACTGCTCATACATGGCAATCTGCGGCTTTACGGATGGAATCAGATCGCAAGTCGCGTCCACAATCTCCTTGTTGAACTGCCAGATTGCCTCTGCTGCTCCTTCAAGCGTTTCACCGAACTCCTCATATGCCTTTTTTGTCACATGCTCCGGGATATAGCTTAACATCGGATCCAGGCCAACACAGATCGGAGCCTTTGTTTTCTGAATTTTTTCAATTAATTTACTTACCATCTTATCCTCCTGTTTTCCAGACTTTACCTAGTTTAATTCTAGCTTAATTCTAACTCATTTTATCATAAGAGAGAGGGGGGATCAATAGCGTTATACAGGAAGTTCCATCTCATGTTCCATGGGCACAAACCCGAAGGCCTCATACAGCGGTCTGCCGGCCTCAGTGGCTTCCAGGGAGATGGAGGAAACCCCTTTTTTCCTGTATGCGCAGGAAAACCACAGAAAATTTGTATCTGCATGGCACAAATGTTTCTGTGGTTTTCTGCTCTTCTCTCTGTGTCTTTCTCTAGGGCCGGATCGTCAGTGTGGCGACGTAGGTCCCGTTTTTATACACCTTTGAGGCAAACTGCTCCTCGGTGGCTGTCTCAAGCTCCAGCCAGAGCTCCTCTGCGGCGAGCATGATGTGGGAGAGCATGACGCCTATGGAGAAATCTCTGCCTGTGCCGGCCTGGGGGGCCAGTCCCTTCAGGCCTCTGAAAAGCCCGGGCTCTTTCTTTGAGAATACGTAAATCCTGTCGGAATATACGATGAAACGCCAGGGCTGGGAATTAAATGCGGAAGGCGCCAGTCTCGCCGCTTTCAGGACAGTTTTCATGGTTTCTCCCACGTCTTCCTTAAAGACACACAGCTCGCTCAGAGGAAGCCTCTTTGCCAGGGAGCTTTCCCTGCACAGCTTTCCCTCCGGATAGCCAAAGGCTATAATCATAACCAGACGCTTTCCGTCCATTCTCTTTTTTTTGACAGTACTGCCGCCGAGGTAGCAGGTTCCAAGCCCCTTTGTGGTCATATAGAGAACTATCTGCTCCATCAGGTAGCCTCCGTTCCGCTCAAATCCTTCTGCCGGTTCTGAGTAGAGGGCCAGATACCAGGGCGCGTCCACCTTCCAAAGCCCCTTTACATCTGCCTTTTTTCCTCTGTTGTCAATCATCTCAAAGGCAACGGCAATCCTGTCATTGAGCGGCGAGGCCTTTCCGGCAAATACCAGAAGCTGTTCTCTCAGCTTTTCTGAAACTTCTTTATTAGAATACTTCCGCACTGAGTGGCGGACGCCTATTGCTTCATACAGATTCATTCTCCCACTTCCTTTTTATGTCCCCGGCCTTAGGTGCCTGTCTATTTGCCTCTGCCTGGCGTATCCAGACGTGTCTGCTCTAAAGCATGTCTGAAATCAGAGGAACCACAACCACGGTTAAAATACCCGCTACCGCTATGGAAAGGCTCGACATGGCGCCCTCCACCTCACCCAGCTCCAGGGCCTTGGCTGTCCCGATAGCATGGGCTGATGTTCCGAGAGCCAGTCCTCTCGCCATAGGCTCCTCAATCTTTAAGATCTTAAATATCACATCAGCTATAATGTTTCCAAGAATTCCTGTAATTATAATGCTTACCACTGTCAGGGTTACGATTCCTCCCATCTCCTCGCTGACTCCCATTCCGATAGCCGTAGTAATCGATTTCGGAAGGAGGCTCACATAAATCTCATGGTTCAGGCCAAAGCCCTTCGCCATGACATAAATGCTTCCTGCGCTGCCGGCTACCCCTGTCAGAATCGAAGCGCCCACTGCCAGCTTGTTGTTCAGGAGCATTTCCAGCTGCTTATAGAGCGGAATGGCCAGACAGACCGTCGCCGGAGTCAGAAAATAACTCAGGTATTCTCCTCCTCTGTTATAAGTTTCATAGCTGATCCCGCAGGCCTTTAAAACCACAATCACCGCCAGTATAGCCACCAAAAGCGGATTTAAAATCAAAAGCCCTGTCTTATTTTTCAGCCACACTCCTAAAAGGTATGCTCCCACGCTTAAAAGCATCCCAAAATAAAGGGATGTTCCCGCTAATTCTTCCATCTCTCGTTTTCCTTTCCTGCCACATCTTCTGCCTTTGCCGTACAGGTCACTTCTGCTGCCTCTTTCTGATCAGATACTGAGCCGTTTTTCCAGTCACAGCCATGACAAAAACTGTTGATACCGCTGTAATCACCGTGAGGGGAATCAAAATACTTTTCATCAAATCCCAGCTGTTTATAAGGCCCACGCCTGCCGGAATAAACATCAGAGGCATGGTATCCAGAAAAAAGTTTCCAGGCCCCTCCACAGCTTCCAGCTTCACAGCCTTAAGGCACAGCAAAGCTAAAAGCAGAAAAAGCCCGTATACCCCTGAGGGTATAGGAAACGGAAGCAGGACATTGAGAAATTCCCCTATTACGGTGATGCCGAAAATGATAGTGATGCCCTTCATGAATTTCATCTTCAGTCCCTCCTCATTTTTATAAACGCTTATATTTTATCACTGAGATTTTCATCGCACAATAGAAAAAGTTCTCATTTTTCTGTTGAAATTAAAACGATATATGGACTATACTTATAATGAACGCACATGAAGCATGCGTTTTTTATTTTTCAGGAGATATTGCGATGAATATAATAAGAACAGACCGGCTTTCTCTCATTCAGAGAGAAAAAGTCTGCAGACTTTTAGAAGAGTGCAGAAACGGGGAGAATGCCGCGCCGTTTTTTCCCCTTGAGGACGGAGATCTTTTCTATCTTCTTTTTATGGACACAAAAGAGCTGGCCTGCGCAGCAGCCTTAAGCTTTTTCGCCGATCCAGCCGTCTCCTACGCAGAGTGTACTGCCTTTACCCGCCCCGACCTTCGAAGAAACGGGTATTTCTCTGCTCTCTTTGAGCGGCTGTCCCAGGATATTGAGGATATGGATCTCTACTTTCCTGTAAGCGCGCCTTGCGAGGGGACTCTGGCTGCCCTGGCCTCTCTGGAGGCGGTTCACGACAGGGATGAGTATAAGATGGAGCTTGAGCTGGATAAAACGGATAAAAAAGAAGGCGCGAAAGCGGGAGCCGAGGAAACAGGAGACAGAACAGCCAAACCGGCAGCATCCGGCCGTCTCGGCGTCCGGTGGGAGGATATGGGAGACGGCTCTTTTCTTCTCTCTTTTTATCTGAAAAAGGGAAAAGAACGCCCCTGCCCGTCCTCCCTCCGTGCGGGGAGCTGCTGCCTGTTCTTTTCTTCAGACAGCGCCTGCTTCTATGGCTTTGAAATCAAAGAATCCCTGCGGGGCCAGGGTCTTGGAAAAGAGGCCCTTCTTCTCACCCTCTCCCTCCTTGAAGGCGGTCTGCCTGTACCGGGCTGTAAGCGGATCTCTCTCCATGTATCAGGGCTCAACACAGCCGCCGTCTCCCTGTACCGGAAAGCAGGCTTTCAAATCAGTGAAATTCTGTCCTATTATCTCTATTAAAATTAGACAGAAAAAAACAGGGGGAGACGTCTGTCTTCCCCGCATACCAGATCCTGATGAATTTCATCCAAAATTTCATCCAAAATTACTCTCACATAGCCGGACACGCCCGGATCCACATATTCGTGAAGAGCCTTTCTGACACACTCCGAAACCTCCATGTCCATATCAGCCGCCCACATGGCGTAAAGTTTTTTGAAATTTTTCTGCAAACCGCTGCGGAAACTGAAAATCCCAGGAGGACTTCATTACAGGAACAGGAGTTCTGTCCCGCAGGTTCCTCCTTCTGCAGCGCTTCTGTCAAAAGCTTAAATATTCTGGGAGAGAATCGGATAGGGGAGATTTGACCCTCCCCTTCCAGTCGAGTAAGTAAGAGGACTTTCACCTCAAACTTCTCACGGAACCGTACGTGAAGGTCTCCCTTCATACGGCTCTTATCATTTAACAATACGAGTACATCCTGCTCCAATGAGCAAACAGCTTCGGCTCTCGTTTCCTGATAGACGAGAGCCATTTCTCAGCCCTCTGCCTGCGTCCACGAAAACTTTTATACTTGCACATTGCCCATTTTATCAGCCTGCATTCAATACACTGTAACGTGTTTTTCATTGCTGACGGATTAAATTTCCCAAAGTAATTCATCCACCCTCTAATCATCGGATTCAGCAGTTCTGCAATCATGTCTATCTTGCACCCGGTTCTCTTGTGTATCTCCAGTGCTTTGATCTTATCCCTGAAACCTTTCGCTGCTGTTTTACTGACCGATGCGATAAAGTTATTTCGCATCACACCATCCTTACATTTAATGTAGACTGCCTTAAAAGTGTACCCAAGAAAGTCAAACTCCGCCAGTTCTTCCTCCTTAGTCCTGTCCTTATCTTTACAGTATACAATTCTTGTTTTAACAGGATGCAGCTCCAGTTTACACTCTTCAAACCTTTTAACAAGCTTCTTCTTTATGTAGAGTGCTTCTTCTTTGGTTCTACAATGCACAACTCCATCATCTGCATATCTTTCAAACGGCGCCTGTGGGAAATTTCTTTTCATCCACATATCAAAGACATAGTGCAGAAACATATTTGCCAGTACTGGACTAATTACACCACCTTGTGGTGTTCCAGATTCTCTTTCAATCCTGCTTCCATCCGGCAGAACGAAAGGACTTTTGAGCCATCTTTCAATATACAAACATATCCAAGGCTCCTTTACGTGTCTGCGTACCACTCTCATTAACAATTCATGGTCGATATTGTCAAACAATCCTTTTACATCTAATTCTATAACATAGTCATATTTCCAACATCTTTTCCTTGTCTTCTCAACCGCATCTAATGCTGATTTGTGTGGTCTGTATCCATATGAATCTTCGCAAAACATAGGCTCCACTGCCCGTTCTACATATGCTCTTGCGACCATCTGTGCAATCCGGTCTGCTATAGTCGGTATTCCGAGTCGTCTGGTTCCTCCTGATTTCTTTGGTATTTCTACCGCCATCACTGGAGATGGAAAATAACTTCCCGAACTCATCCGGTTCCAGATTTTATAAAGATTATTATTTAGTCTTTTTTCAAATTTCTCAAAATCCATACCATCTATACCAGCACTGCCTTTGTTTGCTTTCACTCTTTTGTATGCGGCGTTGAGGTTGTCGCTCCTGAGTATCGTATCAAGCAGGTTGTCCGTCCAAAAGTCCGTGTTGGTGTCAGGGTTCCCGGTAATCCATTCATGGGCGTACACTCCTGTTACCTTTCCCTGTTCCGCAGGTATCTCTCTCAGGTAGTCTTCTATATGAAGTTGTCTGTACTTCGTTCCATGTCTGGTTTCCATTTGGAAATGGCACCTCCTACTGTTCCGTCCTTCCCGGTACATCTATAGCTGTTCCGGTACTATGACATCTGCTGACTTCTCATGGCAAGCTTTACTCCAT is part of the Clostridium sp. M62/1 genome and harbors:
- a CDS encoding LrgB family protein, translating into MEELAGTSLYFGMLLSVGAYLLGVWLKNKTGLLILNPLLVAILAVIVVLKACGISYETYNRGGEYLSYFLTPATVCLAIPLYKQLEMLLNNKLAVGASILTGVAGSAGSIYVMAKGFGLNHEIYVSLLPKSITTAIGMGVSEEMGGIVTLTVVSIIITGILGNIIADVIFKILKIEEPMARGLALGTSAHAIGTAKALELGEVEGAMSSLSIAVAGILTVVVVPLISDML
- a CDS encoding nitroreductase family protein, with the protein product MNLYEAIGVRHSVRKYSNKEVSEKLREQLLVFAGKASPLNDRIAVAFEMIDNRGKKADVKGLWKVDAPWYLALYSEPAEGFERNGGYLMEQIVLYMTTKGLGTCYLGGSTVKKKRMDGKRLVMIIAFGYPEGKLCRESSLAKRLPLSELCVFKEDVGETMKTVLKAARLAPSAFNSQPWRFIVYSDRIYVFSKKEPGLFRGLKGLAPQAGTGRDFSIGVMLSHIMLAAEELWLELETATEEQFASKVYKNGTYVATLTIRP
- a CDS encoding CidA/LrgA family protein; the protein is MKFMKGITIIFGITVIGEFLNVLLPFPIPSGVYGLFLLLALLCLKAVKLEAVEGPGNFFLDTMPLMFIPAGVGLINSWDLMKSILIPLTVITAVSTVFVMAVTGKTAQYLIRKRQQK
- the pyrF gene encoding orotidine-5'-phosphate decarboxylase, producing the protein MVSKLIEKIQKTKAPICVGLDPMLSYIPEHVTKKAYEEFGETLEGAAEAIWQFNKEIVDATCDLIPSVKPQIAMYEQFGLPGLAAYDKTVKYCQEKGLIVIGDVKRGDIGSTSAAYAAGHIGKVQVGSKTYSGFDTEYITVNPYLGTDGVKPFVDVCNECDRGIFVLVKTSNPSSGEFQDRLIDGRPLYELVAEKVVEWGSASMDGEYSNVGAVVGATYPEMSKILRKLMPKTYFLVPGYGAQGGTAEDLKYCFNQDGLGAIVNSSRGIIAAYKKDTYAKFGPEHFGEASRQAVIDMIADIGRVL
- a CDS encoding GNAT family N-acetyltransferase, whose product is MNIIRTDRLSLIQREKVCRLLEECRNGENAAPFFPLEDGDLFYLLFMDTKELACAAALSFFADPAVSYAECTAFTRPDLRRNGYFSALFERLSQDIEDMDLYFPVSAPCEGTLAALASLEAVHDRDEYKMELELDKTDKKEGAKAGAEETGDRTAKPAASGRLGVRWEDMGDGSFLLSFYLKKGKERPCPSSLRAGSCCLFFSSDSACFYGFEIKESLRGQGLGKEALLLTLSLLEGGLPVPGCKRISLHVSGLNTAAVSLYRKAGFQISEILSYYLY
- a CDS encoding dihydroorotate dehydrogenase electron transfer subunit yields the protein MAQIKETAVVYSQEMLAPGIYSMWISTKASEQAKPGQFISVYTKDGSRLLPRPISICEIDREEGRLRIVYRIAGAGTEEFSHYEPGDSIEIMGPLGNGFPTEGKKVFLIGGGIGIPPMLELAKTLDCEKQMILGYRDENLFLKEEFEAWGQVYVATEDGSAGTKGNVLDAIREHGLTADVMYACGPTPMLRALKEYAREHQIRCYISLEEKMACGIGACLACVCKSKDVDHHTNVNNKRICKDGPVFLAEEVEL